Proteins from one Caulobacter sp. 73W genomic window:
- a CDS encoding beta-ketoacyl-ACP synthase III — protein sequence MRDGVSARGRGCGVTEVMRSVVTGIGAYLPEHVVTNDDLAKIVDTSDEWIIERTGIRQRHKASDDQAVSDLAVEAARKALADAGKTPADIDLIIVATTTADLTFPATATIVQRKLGCPVGIAFDVQAVCSGFVYAMSVADGFIARGNAKCALVIGAETMSRLMDWTDRGTCVLFGDGAGAVVVEPQAGEGTKADRGMLSFALRADGTKQDLLYVDGGVSTTGTVGKLRMLGNQVFRHAVVNIAEAITMAAEKAGVEIPEVDWFIPHQANQRILEGVAKRLGLDEHKVISTVAEHANTSAASIPLALAKGIDDGRIKKGDLLLLEAMGGGLTWGAVVLRL from the coding sequence ATGCGAGACGGCGTCTCAGCCCGAGGGAGGGGCTGCGGAGTGACTGAAGTGATGCGTAGCGTGGTGACGGGCATCGGGGCCTATCTGCCCGAGCACGTCGTGACCAATGACGACCTGGCCAAGATCGTCGACACCAGCGACGAATGGATCATCGAGCGGACGGGGATCCGTCAGCGCCACAAGGCGTCCGATGACCAGGCGGTCTCCGACCTGGCCGTCGAGGCGGCGAGGAAGGCCCTGGCGGACGCGGGCAAGACGCCCGCCGACATCGACCTGATCATCGTCGCCACCACCACGGCGGACCTGACCTTCCCGGCCACGGCCACCATCGTGCAGCGCAAGCTGGGCTGCCCGGTGGGCATCGCTTTCGACGTGCAGGCGGTCTGCTCGGGCTTCGTCTACGCCATGAGCGTGGCCGACGGCTTCATCGCTCGCGGGAACGCCAAGTGCGCCCTGGTGATCGGCGCCGAGACCATGAGCCGCCTGATGGACTGGACCGACCGCGGCACCTGCGTGCTGTTCGGCGACGGGGCCGGGGCGGTGGTCGTCGAGCCCCAGGCGGGCGAGGGGACCAAGGCTGATCGCGGGATGCTGAGCTTCGCCCTGCGCGCCGACGGGACCAAGCAGGACCTGCTCTATGTGGACGGCGGCGTGTCGACCACGGGCACGGTCGGCAAGCTGCGGATGCTGGGCAACCAGGTGTTCCGCCACGCGGTGGTCAATATCGCCGAAGCCATCACCATGGCGGCCGAGAAGGCCGGCGTGGAGATCCCTGAAGTCGACTGGTTCATCCCGCACCAGGCCAACCAGCGCATCCTGGAAGGCGTGGCAAAACGTCTGGGCCTGGACGAGCACAAGGTGATCTCGACGGTCGCTGAGCACGCCAACACCTCAGCCGCCTCGATCCCCCTGGCGCTGGCCAAGGGCATCGACGACGGGCGGATCAAGAAGGGCGATCTGCTGCTTCTGGAGGCCATGGGCGGCGGTCTGACCTGGGGCGCGGTGGTCCTGCGCCTGTAG
- the rpsI gene encoding 30S ribosomal protein S9: protein MTDTQGFEALASLSSNPEAAAPAEPQIDQYGRAYATGKRKNAVARVWIKPGTGKITINGRDQEIYFARPVLRMMIAQPLQIADRLGQFDIIVSVNGSGLSGQAGAVRHGLSKALTYYEPALRAVLKPHGFLTRDSRVVERKKYGKAKARRSFQFSKR, encoded by the coding sequence ATGACCGATACGCAAGGCTTTGAGGCTCTGGCGAGCCTGTCGAGCAACCCGGAAGCCGCTGCTCCGGCCGAGCCGCAGATCGACCAGTACGGCCGCGCTTACGCCACCGGCAAGCGCAAGAACGCCGTCGCCCGCGTCTGGATCAAGCCGGGCACCGGCAAGATCACGATCAACGGCCGTGACCAAGAGATCTACTTCGCGCGCCCCGTGCTGCGCATGATGATCGCCCAGCCCCTGCAGATCGCTGATCGCCTGGGCCAGTTCGACATCATCGTCTCGGTCAACGGTTCGGGCCTATCGGGCCAGGCCGGCGCCGTGCGTCACGGCCTGTCCAAGGCTCTGACCTATTACGAGCCGGCCCTGCGCGCCGTCCTGAAGCCGCACGGCTTCCTGACCCGCGACAGCCGCGTCGTCGAGCGTAAGAAGTACGGCAAGGCCAAGGCCCGCCGTAGCTTCCAGTTCTCGAAGCGCTAA
- a CDS encoding COX15/CtaA family protein, with protein MTSFLRSDRSRPVAIWLFAVAFLVFAMVVVGGVTRLTDSGLSITQWKPISGAIPPLTEEGWAREFAGYQQIPQYKLVNPDMTVDSFKSIFWWEWGHRLLGRLIGLVFAVPLVVFAVRRELPKRLVLRCWAMLVLGGLQGAVGWWMVSSGLSERVSVAPERLTVHLGLALALFVMLLWTGLDAWTGAPRLEDRSKWRPWSLAFLGAVFFQCLLGALVAGGDAGLVYNDWPLMNGSFFPAEYAGTGLWNTIAHSQGAVQLHHRLFAYALFVAGIAVGVMAVRVRVLSSEARALGVAAAVVVTLQAALGVATLMAGVPVWLGALHQAGAVALLAVATALAWRVRRV; from the coding sequence ATGACGTCATTCCTGCGTTCAGATCGTTCCCGGCCGGTCGCCATCTGGCTGTTCGCCGTCGCCTTCCTGGTGTTCGCCATGGTCGTGGTGGGCGGCGTCACGCGCCTGACCGACTCCGGCCTGTCCATCACCCAGTGGAAACCGATCAGCGGCGCCATTCCGCCCTTGACCGAAGAGGGCTGGGCGCGCGAGTTCGCGGGCTATCAGCAGATCCCCCAGTACAAGCTGGTCAATCCCGACATGACGGTCGACAGCTTCAAGTCGATCTTCTGGTGGGAGTGGGGCCATCGACTGCTGGGCCGCCTGATCGGCCTGGTCTTCGCCGTGCCGCTCGTCGTCTTCGCCGTGCGCCGTGAGCTTCCCAAGCGTCTGGTGCTGCGTTGCTGGGCGATGCTGGTCCTGGGCGGCCTTCAGGGCGCAGTGGGCTGGTGGATGGTGTCCAGCGGCCTGTCGGAGCGTGTGTCGGTGGCGCCTGAGCGCCTGACGGTTCACCTCGGGCTGGCGCTGGCGCTGTTCGTGATGCTGCTGTGGACGGGCCTGGACGCCTGGACCGGCGCACCCCGTCTGGAGGATCGCAGCAAGTGGCGGCCCTGGTCGCTGGCCTTCCTGGGCGCGGTGTTCTTCCAGTGCCTGCTGGGCGCCCTCGTGGCCGGCGGGGATGCGGGGCTGGTCTATAACGACTGGCCGCTGATGAACGGCTCGTTCTTCCCGGCGGAGTACGCGGGCACGGGCCTGTGGAACACCATCGCCCACAGCCAGGGTGCGGTTCAGCTGCATCACCGCCTGTTCGCCTACGCGCTGTTCGTCGCCGGCATCGCGGTGGGCGTCATGGCTGTGCGGGTGCGCGTGCTGTCCAGTGAGGCGCGCGCCCTGGGTGTAGCGGCGGCTGTCGTGGTGACGCTGCAAGCCGCGTTGGGCGTGGCTACCCTGATGGCTGGCGTGCCCGTGTGGCTTGGGGCGCTGCACCAAGCGGGCGCCGTCGCCCTGCTGGCGGTGGCGACGGCCCTGGCCTGGCGGGTTCGCCGGGTCTAG
- the plsX gene encoding phosphate acyltransferase PlsX: protein MSQNLVISIDAMGGDHGPSVVVPGVAIAAGRLSGVRYLLHGDETALNAELAKCPAARAVSEVRHSERAIAMDEKPAQALRRGKGTSLWNAVEAIRAGEAGAAVSAGNTGALMAISKLILRMAADMERPAIVASWPTMRGVSAVLDVGANVESDADQLVEFAIMGAAFHHAVHGSTKPTVGILNVGSEDQKGHDEVREAHAMLKDMTLDLDYQGFVEGTDIAKGTVDVVVTDGFTGNVALKTAEGLARFFSNEIKSTFMSGPLAMAGALIASGALKKMRRRLDPGRVNGGPLLGLNGIVVKSHGGADAEGFASAIRVAVDLARSDFSAEIERNLQRLTAAKEKCETASQPEGGAAE, encoded by the coding sequence TTGTCCCAAAATCTTGTGATCTCCATCGACGCCATGGGCGGCGACCACGGCCCGTCCGTGGTTGTCCCGGGCGTGGCGATCGCCGCCGGCCGCCTCAGCGGCGTCCGATACCTGCTGCACGGCGACGAGACGGCGCTGAACGCCGAGCTCGCCAAATGCCCGGCGGCCCGCGCGGTCAGCGAGGTACGCCATAGCGAGCGCGCCATCGCCATGGACGAGAAGCCGGCCCAGGCCCTGCGTCGGGGCAAGGGCACCAGCCTGTGGAACGCCGTCGAGGCGATTCGCGCAGGCGAGGCGGGGGCGGCCGTGTCGGCCGGCAACACCGGCGCCCTGATGGCCATCTCCAAGCTGATCCTGCGCATGGCCGCGGACATGGAGCGTCCGGCCATCGTCGCCAGCTGGCCGACCATGCGCGGCGTGTCCGCCGTGCTGGACGTCGGCGCCAATGTGGAGAGCGACGCCGACCAGCTGGTCGAGTTCGCCATCATGGGCGCGGCCTTCCACCACGCGGTTCACGGCTCGACCAAGCCGACGGTCGGCATCCTGAACGTCGGTTCGGAAGACCAGAAGGGTCATGACGAGGTGCGCGAGGCGCACGCCATGCTCAAGGACATGACCCTGGACCTCGATTACCAGGGCTTCGTCGAAGGCACGGACATCGCCAAGGGCACGGTGGACGTGGTCGTCACCGACGGCTTCACCGGCAATGTGGCCTTGAAGACCGCCGAGGGACTGGCGCGGTTCTTCTCCAACGAGATCAAGAGCACCTTCATGAGCGGTCCGTTGGCCATGGCCGGGGCGCTGATCGCCTCGGGCGCGCTGAAGAAGATGCGGCGTCGCCTGGACCCCGGCCGGGTCAATGGCGGGCCGCTGCTGGGGCTGAACGGCATTGTCGTCAAAAGCCATGGCGGCGCGGACGCCGAAGGCTTCGCCTCCGCCATCCGGGTGGCGGTGGACCTGGCGCGCAGCGACTTCTCGGCCGAGATCGAGCGGAACCTGCAACGCCTCACGGCCGCCAAAGAGAAATGCGAGACGGCGTCTCAGCCCGAGGGAGGGGCTGCGGAGTGA
- a CDS encoding alkaline phosphatase PhoX: protein MTLSRRSVLASAAGLAFAGVAMRSDVWAAEQSLNQVEGYGPLIADPKGVFDLPSGFSYRVISQAGEAMNDGFLVPGKFDGMGCFALGGDQVALVRNHELKPGDVNKGPFGKGGRLAATCGEGKAYDHLSDGRPLPGGVTTVVYDMRSRQTVSQHLSLVGTSTNCAGGVTPWGSWLTCEENTARAGDGGTKDHGYVFEVPSASRCLTDPKPLTALGRFRHEAACVDPRTGVVYLTEDEDDSLFYRFLPLDRADLSKGGRLQALALQDAGFDTRNWKTAALPQGEWRNVRWIDMDGVDNPHDDLKDRGHAAGAAVFARGEGVFFGKGELYFTCTSGGTIKAGQVMRYVPSEHEGQPGEADAPGKLQIFVESTDTKVLDYADNLAVAPWGHLILCEDRYSLTKRNHLKGLTPDGKAYVIGRNVYDGNAELAGACFSPDGQTLFVNIYSPGLTLAITGPWGAFRA, encoded by the coding sequence ATGACCCTTTCGCGCCGCTCTGTCCTTGCCTCCGCAGCCGGCCTGGCTTTCGCCGGGGTCGCCATGCGGTCGGATGTCTGGGCGGCCGAACAGTCATTGAACCAGGTTGAGGGCTATGGCCCTCTGATCGCCGACCCCAAGGGCGTCTTCGACCTGCCCTCCGGCTTTTCCTATCGGGTGATCTCCCAGGCGGGAGAAGCGATGAACGACGGCTTCCTCGTTCCGGGGAAGTTCGACGGCATGGGCTGCTTCGCGCTCGGCGGCGATCAGGTCGCCCTGGTCCGCAACCACGAACTGAAGCCCGGCGACGTCAACAAGGGCCCCTTCGGCAAGGGCGGCCGGCTGGCCGCGACTTGCGGCGAGGGTAAGGCATACGACCATCTGTCCGATGGACGCCCCCTGCCCGGCGGCGTCACCACCGTCGTTTATGACATGCGCAGCCGCCAGACCGTCAGCCAGCATCTAAGCCTGGTGGGCACCAGCACCAACTGCGCCGGCGGGGTCACGCCGTGGGGCTCGTGGCTGACCTGCGAGGAGAACACCGCCCGCGCCGGCGACGGCGGGACCAAGGACCACGGCTATGTGTTCGAGGTGCCGTCGGCCAGCCGCTGCCTGACCGATCCCAAGCCCCTGACCGCCCTGGGCCGCTTTCGTCACGAGGCTGCCTGCGTCGATCCCCGGACGGGCGTCGTCTATTTGACCGAGGACGAGGACGACAGCCTGTTCTACCGCTTCTTGCCCCTCGACCGCGCCGACCTGTCCAAGGGCGGGCGGCTGCAGGCCCTGGCGCTGCAGGACGCCGGCTTCGACACCCGCAACTGGAAGACCGCCGCCCTGCCCCAGGGCGAATGGCGCAACGTCCGCTGGATCGACATGGATGGCGTCGACAATCCTCACGACGACCTGAAGGACCGCGGCCATGCCGCTGGCGCGGCGGTGTTCGCGCGGGGTGAAGGCGTGTTCTTCGGCAAGGGCGAGCTCTACTTCACCTGCACCTCAGGCGGAACCATCAAGGCCGGCCAGGTCATGCGCTATGTTCCCAGCGAACATGAGGGCCAACCGGGCGAGGCCGACGCCCCCGGCAAGCTGCAGATCTTCGTCGAAAGCACCGACACCAAGGTCCTAGACTACGCCGACAACCTGGCCGTCGCGCCCTGGGGTCACCTGATCCTGTGCGAGGACCGCTATTCCCTGACCAAGCGCAACCACCTCAAGGGCCTCACCCCCGACGGCAAGGCCTATGTGATTGGTCGCAACGTCTATGACGGCAACGCGGAGCTTGCCGGCGCCTGCTTCTCGCCCGACGGCCAGACCCTGTTCGTGAACATCTACTCGCCCGGCCTGACCCTGGCGATCACCGGCCCTTGGGGGGCGTTCAGGGCCTAG
- the rplM gene encoding 50S ribosomal protein L13: protein MQKTTASLKPAEVEKKWIVVDAQDAVVGRLASFIAMRLRGKHRPDYTPHVDCGDFVVVINADKVKFTGRKLEQKIYYRHTGHPGGVKEITAGKQLAGRFPERVLEKAVERMLPKESPLARKQMTHLRIYNAGEHPHEAQSPETIAFASLNAKNTRSN, encoded by the coding sequence ATGCAAAAGACCACGGCTTCGCTGAAGCCCGCCGAGGTCGAGAAGAAGTGGATCGTGGTCGACGCCCAGGACGCCGTTGTCGGTCGTCTGGCTTCGTTCATCGCCATGCGTCTTCGCGGCAAGCATCGTCCCGACTACACCCCGCACGTTGACTGCGGCGACTTCGTCGTCGTCATCAACGCCGACAAGGTGAAGTTCACGGGCCGTAAGCTCGAGCAGAAGATCTACTACCGCCACACCGGTCACCCGGGCGGCGTGAAGGAAATCACCGCCGGAAAGCAACTGGCTGGCCGTTTCCCGGAACGCGTTCTGGAAAAGGCCGTCGAGCGCATGCTGCCGAAGGAAAGCCCGCTGGCTCGCAAGCAGATGACGCACCTGCGCATCTACAACGCCGGTGAACACCCGCACGAGGCGCAAAGCCCCGAAACGATCGCGTTCGCCTCGCTGAACGCCAAGAACACCCGGAGCAACTAA
- a CDS encoding MerR family transcriptional regulator codes for MAKGPNAFRTISEAADALGVPQHVLRFWETKFSFIRPMKRAGGRRFYRPQDIAVLNGVRALLHDEGYTIKGVQKLHKDLGVKRLLEAGQGGGVSPIEGAAIESVDLSSDSRDRLSFALDDLNAVKARLDALLKH; via the coding sequence GTGGCGAAGGGTCCAAACGCCTTCCGCACCATTTCCGAAGCGGCCGACGCGCTGGGCGTGCCTCAGCACGTGCTGCGCTTTTGGGAAACCAAGTTCTCGTTCATCCGCCCGATGAAACGGGCCGGCGGCCGCCGGTTCTATCGGCCGCAGGATATCGCCGTGCTGAACGGCGTGCGCGCGCTGCTGCACGACGAGGGCTACACCATCAAGGGCGTGCAGAAGCTGCACAAGGACCTCGGCGTCAAACGCCTGCTCGAAGCCGGGCAGGGCGGCGGCGTATCGCCGATCGAGGGCGCGGCTATCGAGTCGGTGGATCTGAGCTCCGACAGCCGTGACCGGCTGAGCTTCGCCCTGGATGACCTGAACGCCGTGAAGGCGCGTCTGGACGCGCTTCTGAAGCACTGA
- the argC gene encoding N-acetyl-gamma-glutamyl-phosphate reductase, with translation MAPKVFIDGEAGTTGLQIRERLVGRTDIQLISIDPERRKDAAARAEMLNSADAVILCLPDDAAKEAVSLITNPEVKVIDASTAYRTAEGWAYGFAEMSKEQRKKIAASKRVSNPGCYPTGAIGLIRPLVCADILPAEYPISINAVSGYSGGGKAMIADFEDASSENYTHDAYRIYAMGMGHKHVPEIQTHGGLFTRPIFAPAVGRYAQGMLVEVPLHLSLLPGAASLASIHKALSDHYAGERFVEVASLDEAKNLKTLDPEGLNGTNRMKLFVFGSDTIGQARLVALLDNLGKGASGAAVQNLNIMLGLDEGAGL, from the coding sequence ATGGCCCCCAAGGTCTTCATCGACGGCGAAGCCGGCACCACCGGCCTCCAGATCCGCGAGCGGCTGGTCGGCCGCACGGACATCCAGCTGATCTCCATCGATCCGGAGCGCCGCAAGGACGCGGCCGCGCGCGCCGAGATGCTGAACAGCGCCGACGCGGTGATCCTGTGCCTGCCCGACGACGCGGCCAAGGAAGCCGTCTCGCTGATCACCAATCCCGAGGTGAAGGTCATCGACGCCTCGACCGCCTACCGCACGGCGGAAGGGTGGGCCTACGGCTTCGCCGAGATGTCGAAGGAGCAGCGCAAGAAGATCGCCGCCTCCAAGCGGGTGTCGAACCCTGGCTGCTATCCCACCGGCGCCATCGGCCTGATCCGGCCGCTGGTCTGCGCCGATATCCTGCCGGCCGAGTATCCGATCTCGATCAACGCCGTGTCGGGCTATTCCGGCGGCGGCAAGGCGATGATCGCCGACTTCGAGGACGCCTCGTCCGAGAACTACACGCACGACGCCTACCGCATCTACGCCATGGGCATGGGCCACAAGCACGTGCCGGAAATCCAGACCCACGGCGGCCTGTTCACGCGCCCGATCTTCGCCCCGGCCGTGGGCCGCTACGCCCAGGGCATGCTGGTCGAGGTGCCGCTGCACCTGTCTCTGCTGCCGGGCGCCGCCAGCCTGGCCTCCATCCATAAGGCGCTGAGCGACCACTATGCCGGCGAGCGGTTCGTGGAAGTCGCGTCGCTGGACGAGGCCAAGAACCTGAAGACCCTCGACCCCGAGGGCCTGAACGGCACCAACCGCATGAAGCTCTTCGTGTTCGGCTCCGACACCATTGGTCAGGCGCGGCTCGTGGCCCTGCTCGACAACCTGGGCAAGGGCGCTTCCGGCGCGGCGGTCCAGAACCTCAACATCATGCTCGGCCTGGACGAAGGCGCGGGGCTGTAG
- a CDS encoding integration host factor subunit alpha, translated as MNGATLTRADLCEAVHEEVGLTRQDCAGLVERTLDLVADALEKGETVKLSGFGVFQVRSKRARMGRNPKTGEPAEIEPRRVIGFRASQVMKARVERALAK; from the coding sequence ATGAACGGTGCGACTTTGACGCGGGCGGATCTTTGCGAAGCCGTCCATGAAGAGGTGGGCCTGACCCGGCAGGATTGCGCGGGTCTGGTTGAGCGCACCCTGGACCTGGTGGCCGACGCCCTGGAGAAGGGCGAGACGGTCAAGCTGTCCGGCTTCGGCGTGTTTCAGGTCCGCTCCAAGCGCGCCCGCATGGGCCGCAATCCCAAGACGGGCGAGCCCGCCGAGATCGAGCCGCGCCGCGTGATCGGCTTCCGCGCCTCGCAAGTCATGAAGGCGCGGGTCGAACGCGCCTTGGCGAAGTAG
- the phaC gene encoding class I poly(R)-hydroxyalkanoic acid synthase encodes MADDAPTRKTAKPKAAPKTAKPKTPPKAQAEAPKVEAPKAEIPPVGENPAADFYALMTPEQRKAMETLSLNLAKAAMTAQGAIAEAALRQADRPAALSPDPFHVAPALTEVMGRLAAQPDRVMRAQADLFTQYLELWRSAAQRIAGEPAQPVVAPAKGDKRFNDPDWSEHPMFDLMKQSYLLSANWLNSLVSGVEDVDPAAKRRVEFFTKMLTDAFSPSNFLFSNPAAMRAAVETQGESLVRGMENFAADLERGGGQLAISQTDLEKFKVGVNVATAPGKVVYQNDILQLLQFSPTTDQVHEIPLLIFPPWINKYYILDLRPENSMIRWLTSQGFTVFVASWVNPDATLAAKTFEDYMFEGVYDATAQAMKQCGVDRINTVGYCIGGTLLACALAHMAAKGDKRINSATFFAAQADFAEAGDLLLFTDETWLKEIEARMDADGGFLSSQSMADTFNALRGNDLIWSFFVSNYLLGKEPKPFDLLFWNADQTRMPKALHLFYLRNFYQRNALARGELELGGEMLDLSKVETPIYVQSSKEDHIAPFRSVYRGARCYGGPTTFTMAGSGHIAGVINHPDANKYQHWTNAHLPGAVDGWIAEAEEHAGSWWPHWAVWLKERSGKLIPARDPATGPLAPLEDAPGTYVQVRS; translated from the coding sequence ATGGCCGACGACGCTCCGACGCGCAAAACCGCCAAACCAAAGGCCGCGCCGAAGACGGCCAAGCCCAAGACCCCTCCCAAGGCTCAGGCCGAAGCGCCCAAGGTCGAGGCGCCTAAGGCCGAAATTCCCCCGGTTGGCGAAAACCCGGCCGCCGACTTCTACGCCCTGATGACGCCCGAGCAGCGAAAGGCGATGGAGACCCTATCCCTGAACCTGGCCAAGGCGGCCATGACCGCCCAGGGCGCCATCGCCGAGGCCGCCCTGCGTCAGGCCGACCGCCCAGCCGCCCTCAGCCCCGATCCTTTTCATGTCGCCCCCGCCCTGACCGAGGTCATGGGCCGCCTGGCCGCCCAGCCGGATCGCGTCATGCGGGCCCAGGCCGACCTGTTCACCCAGTATCTGGAGCTGTGGCGCAGCGCCGCCCAGCGCATCGCGGGCGAGCCAGCGCAACCCGTCGTGGCCCCGGCCAAGGGCGACAAGCGCTTCAACGATCCCGACTGGTCCGAGCATCCGATGTTCGACCTGATGAAGCAGTCCTATCTGCTCAGCGCCAACTGGCTGAACAGCCTGGTCTCGGGGGTCGAGGACGTGGACCCCGCCGCCAAGCGCCGGGTCGAGTTCTTCACCAAGATGCTGACCGACGCCTTCTCGCCGTCGAACTTCCTGTTCTCCAACCCGGCCGCCATGCGCGCGGCGGTGGAGACCCAGGGCGAGAGCCTGGTGCGGGGCATGGAGAACTTCGCCGCCGATCTGGAGCGCGGCGGCGGCCAGCTGGCCATCAGCCAGACCGATCTGGAGAAGTTCAAGGTCGGCGTGAACGTCGCCACCGCCCCGGGCAAGGTCGTCTATCAGAACGACATCCTGCAGCTGCTGCAGTTCTCGCCCACGACCGATCAGGTCCACGAGATTCCGCTGCTGATCTTCCCGCCGTGGATCAACAAGTACTACATCCTCGACCTGCGGCCCGAGAACTCGATGATCCGCTGGCTGACGTCCCAGGGCTTCACCGTCTTCGTCGCCTCCTGGGTCAATCCGGACGCCACGCTCGCGGCCAAGACCTTCGAGGACTACATGTTCGAGGGCGTCTATGACGCCACCGCCCAGGCCATGAAGCAGTGCGGCGTCGATCGCATCAACACCGTCGGCTACTGCATCGGCGGCACCCTGCTGGCCTGCGCCCTCGCCCACATGGCGGCCAAGGGCGACAAGCGGATCAATTCGGCCACCTTCTTCGCCGCCCAGGCCGACTTCGCCGAGGCCGGCGACCTGCTGTTGTTCACCGACGAGACCTGGCTGAAGGAGATCGAGGCGCGGATGGACGCCGACGGCGGCTTCCTGTCCAGCCAGTCCATGGCCGACACCTTCAACGCCCTGCGCGGCAACGACCTGATCTGGTCGTTCTTCGTCAGCAACTACCTGCTGGGCAAGGAGCCCAAGCCCTTCGACCTGCTGTTCTGGAACGCCGACCAGACGCGGATGCCCAAGGCCCTGCACCTATTCTACCTGCGCAACTTCTACCAGCGGAACGCCCTGGCGCGCGGCGAGCTGGAGCTGGGCGGCGAGATGCTAGACCTGTCGAAGGTCGAGACGCCGATCTACGTGCAATCCTCCAAGGAGGACCACATCGCCCCGTTCCGCAGCGTCTATCGCGGCGCGCGCTGCTACGGCGGCCCGACCACCTTCACCATGGCCGGCTCGGGTCATATCGCCGGGGTCATCAATCACCCAGACGCCAACAAGTACCAGCACTGGACCAACGCCCACCTGCCCGGCGCCGTGGACGGCTGGATCGCCGAGGCGGAGGAGCACGCCGGCTCCTGGTGGCCGCACTGGGCGGTCTGGCTCAAGGAGCGCTCGGGCAAGCTCATTCCGGCGCGCGATCCGGCGACGGGTCCGCTCGCCCCGCTGGAAGACGCGCCTGGTACATATGTACAGGTGCGGAGTTAA
- a CDS encoding DUF2842 domain-containing protein, with amino-acid sequence MNPRIRKAVGSLALMVFLFFYVVLALAIFAILPDNRFVHLVYFVVVGLGWGVPIIPLLTWMDKGRFGFK; translated from the coding sequence ATGAACCCACGTATCCGCAAAGCCGTCGGCAGCCTGGCGCTGATGGTCTTCCTGTTCTTCTACGTGGTGCTGGCCCTGGCGATCTTCGCGATCCTGCCGGACAACCGCTTCGTCCACCTCGTCTATTTCGTGGTGGTCGGCCTGGGCTGGGGCGTGCCGATCATTCCCTTGCTCACCTGGATGGACAAGGGCCGCTTCGGCTTCAAGTAA
- a CDS encoding GlsB/YeaQ/YmgE family stress response membrane protein has product MQGVDIFAAVIIGIAAGWIAERVLNRRLGLFMNLIVGVVGSFVGAFLVRSLHIPFSGFFGSLIVSTLGAIVLLAFLSLAPRK; this is encoded by the coding sequence GTGCAGGGAGTCGACATCTTCGCCGCCGTGATCATCGGCATCGCCGCCGGATGGATCGCCGAGCGCGTGTTGAATCGCCGCCTGGGCCTGTTCATGAACCTCATCGTCGGCGTCGTCGGGTCGTTCGTCGGCGCCTTCCTCGTCCGCTCGCTGCACATTCCGTTCAGCGGCTTCTTCGGCAGCCTGATCGTCTCCACCCTCGGAGCGATCGTGCTGCTGGCCTTCCTCAGCCTGGCGCCTCGCAAATGA